A window of Pseudomonas denitrificans (nom. rej.) genomic DNA:
GTCGAGGAAGGTCTCGTCACCGATGGTGGCGCCGGAGAGGTTGATGGCGCAGGTATGGATCGGTTCGTAACCGCCCTCGGCGTTGCGCTCGGCCAGGGTCCGGAAGGCATTCTCGACCACCCAGCGGTCGATGTCCGGCATCAGCCCGTAACGTTCGGCGGCAGGGATGAAGTTGATCGGCGCGACCAGCCGGCCGCACTCGTCGTTCAGGCGCAGCAGCAATTCGACGTGGGCGCCCTCCATCACGCGGTCGTCGACCGGGAAGATCGACTGGGCATAGAGGCAGAAGCGCTCCTCCTCGAGCCCCAGGCGGATGCGCTGTACCCAGGCCATCTCGCCGACGCGGTTGGACAGTTCGGTATCGTCCGGGCGAAACACCTGGGCACGGTTGCGGCCCTTTTCCTTGGCCATGTAGCAGGCCATGTCGGCGCAGCGCAGCGCCTCCTCCACCGACACCAGCATGGCGGAGATGTGCACCACGCCGATGCTCACGGTGATGTTGAAGCCACGGCCTTCCCACATGAAGTGCAACGCCTGCACGGTCAGGCGGATGCGCTCGGATATCTGCACCGCCATGTCCGGTGGGCAGTTTTCCAGAAGGATACCGAACTCATCGCCACCCAGGCGCGCCAGGGTGTCGCCATCGCGCAGGCACTGCTGCAGCACGGAGCAGACCTGGCGCAGCAGTTCGTCGCCAGCGGCGTGGCCGCAGGTGTCGTTGACCAGCTTGAACTGGTCCAGGTCCAGGTACATGAGCGAATGCTGGTCATGGGAGTCCGCCGAGCTTTCCAGGGCCTGCTTGAGGCGGAACTCGAACTCGCGGCGGTTGGTCAGGCCGGTCAACGCATCGTGGGTCGCCTGCCAGGACAGGCTGGCCATGTACTGGCGTTCGCGGGTCATGTCGTGCAACACCAGCACCACGCCGACCACCCGGCCGTCTGCATGGATGGGCGTGGCCACCAGGGTCACCGCCACACTGGTGCCGTCCAGGCGCTGGATCAGCTTGCTGGTCTCGCTGCCGCCGTCCACCTCGCCGCGCAGGATCTGCCCCACCAGCGGCAGGCCCTCGGCCTGGGAGTTCTCGTCGAGCACCCGCAGCAGCGAACGCAGCGGCAGGCCGACGGCCATGGAATTGTCCCAGCCGATCAGGCGTTCCGCCGCCGGGTTGAAGTAGGCAATGCACTCGTGTTCGTCGAGGCTGACCACGCCGTCGCCGATGGCCGCCAGGGTGGTCTGCGCGCGTTCCCGCTCGGTATCCAGGGCGCTTTCGAAGGCACGCTGCTGGTGCAGCAGCTTGCGGGTGCGCCAGACCGCCAGGAGGATCAGCGCCAGACCGGTCAGCCCGTTGACCCCAGCAGCACCCACATGATCATCCGCGAGCCCTGCCCCAGTGCGGCGGAGAAGGCCATGGCTGCCGGCGTGACGCCGTCGTTGATCGCCTGGATGCGGCTGTTCCAGTAGCTCAGGTCGCCGGGGCGGACGTCATTGGCACGGATCTTCGCGCTCATCTCGTCAGACAGCTGCTCCAGCTGGTCAAGGTAAGCGTCGCCGATGATCCACATCTTCACGGCCTGGTCGAAATAGCTGTACTCGTGGAAATAGCGGTACAGCCAGATCAGCGCGCCGACATCGTCGGGATGGATGCCGCCCTGCAGCGCGCCGGCGCGGGCCAGTTCGAGGTCGGGTTGGCTGAGGTCGAGGGCGGCGCGGAAGGTGCGGTCACCCTGGGGAATCGCGATGGCGGTGCGGTAGCGCTCGTAATCCGCCGTGTCACGGCTCTGGCCGTAGAGCTGCAGGTAATGGATGGCGTCCTTCTGGCCCTTGGACCAGAGACTCTCGCCACCCACATAGGCGCGCACCCCCGAAAGGATAAAGAAGCTGCCGCTGCCGATCAGCGTCTGTAGCAGGACCACGACCATGAACGGCCAGACCAGCTTGAGCAGACGCGTCGTACGCCGGGTCGGCAACAGTCCCATTGCATCCATAACCAGTTTCGACTTCCTTCTTTCAATTCCTGGCAGGCCGCAGGGGTAGTGACGGCTCACCCCGGGACTTTTCTGTCAGGCCGCCCCTTTCTTAACTTCTAGCCGATCGCGGGAAATCCTCAAACTGTCTGCATGAGCTTGGTGGTCCGGATTCCAGCCGTCCGGCGGAAAAGTGCCAATTCGTTGTGTGAAATGCCTTCCGTCGCCATCCCACGATTCATCCGAAGCAGGCCGATTAGTGGCCTTGCGACACTCAAGGCCATGTGCCATACCTCGATCGTGCAATCTGCAAAGTGCAATCTGCACGGTGAGCGAGCACGTTGAAAACGCACGGCGAACAGTGCGATCCGCAAGCAACGGATGGAGCGGCCATGCCACGGCGGGATATGGACAGGCGGTACGACCGGCTGGTGGGGCTGACCTACGAGTGCGTACTCGACGAAGCCAACTGGCTGCCGCTGCTCACCGAGCTGATCTCAGCCAGCGGCCGCCAGCAGGGTGCCCTGTTGTTCTGGGACCAGACCGAGAGCGGCGCGCTGGCCAGCGAGATCAACCTCTGCGACCCCGGCGCCATCGAGACCTACAACCGCGAGTTCTGCACCATCGATCCGTCCAAGGGCTTCATGCTCCACCGCCCGGTCGGCCAGTGGTACCACGACCGCGAGGAATACGGCCCGCAGCGCATGGCCCGCGACCCGTACTACCAGGAATTCCAGCGCCCCAACGGCATGCACAACGTGTCGTGCCTGAAACTCAACGAGCAGGCCAACTCCGGCGTCTACCTGTCGGTGCTGACCAGCCTCGGCGCGCGCTACCCCACCCCGCAGGAACAGACCCTGCTGACCCGCCTGAGCGAGCACCTGACCCGCGCCGCGCGGATGTTCGGGCGTATCGACGAGATGCGCCAGCAACTGGCCCACCGCGACCTGCTGCTGGACCAGCACCCCACGCCGCTGTGGCTGCTCGAAGGCAACGCCCGCGTGCTGTACGCCAACCAGGCCGCTCAGCAGCGACTCGGTCTGCGCGGCGGGCTGTTCCATGAGGTATTCGGCCGCCTGCACTGCCGCCAGCACGACGCGAAACTCCAGGCCCTGGTACGCCAGGCCGCGCCCCGCGCCGGCAAGGGCAAGGCCGGCTGGCTGCCGCTGGGCGATGGCAGCGGGCAGGAACTGCTGGTCACCCCGGTGCCCGCCGAGGCCAGCTTCAACCAGCCCTTCCAGCGCCCCCTGGTGCTGTTGGCGCTGCTCGACGCACACCGCCAGAGCCGCCTGCTGGGCGAACTGTTCGGCCTCACCCCGGCCGAGCAGCGCCTGGGCGACCTGCTGGTCCGCGGGCTGACGCCCGAACAGTGCACCGACCAGCTCGGCACTTCGATCAATACGGTGCGCAGCCAACTGCGTGCGTTGTTCCGCAAGACCCACACCAGCCGCCAGGCCGAACTGGTCAGCCTGCTGGTGCGGCTCGGGCAGCGCTGAATTTTCGCGGCCGTCATTCATTCAGATGATGGCCCGGGGCCAAGTGCCCCCTAAGGTGTTGGACGGATCACCGGCAAGGCCGGTGGCGCTTTCTCATCACTGAGCGGTATCCCAGGTGGACGGCATGGACAACGGCACCCAGCAGAATCCGAACTCGCTAACCGAAGCCATCGAGCAACTCGAACAGCAGCTGCGTCACCTCAGGGACGACGAGACCGACCTGCTGGCGCTCGCCACCGGCAGCACGCCGCCGGCCGAGGCCCCGCGCGTGGTGCCCTTCCCCCGGCGCCGCGAACGGCCGATGGGTGAAGGCGCCGGCAACGCGGTGCTGATGGACTACCTCTACGGCATCGACAGCACCCTGCGCTCACTGCTGCCCGATGGGCCGACCGAAGAGTTGTTCCGCTACGCCAGTTCCGCTCCCGCCTCCCGCGCACTGCGCTCGCGCCGCCAGTTGCTGGCGCGCGAGATCGACCGCTGCTGCCAACAGCTCAGCGGCCAGGCGCGCATTCTCTGTGTGGGCTGCGGACACCTGCGCGAGGCCGAGTTGGCACGCTCGCTGCGCCATGGCCAGTTCCGCCAGTTCACCGCGCTGGATGCGCAGGCGCTGTCCCTGCAGACGGTGGAGGCCAGCTATGCCGCGCTCGGCGTGCAGACGCAGCAATGTAACCTGGACGACCTGTTCTACGGGCGCCAGGACCTCTGCCATTTCGACCTGATCTACTCGCCGGGCCTCTACGAGGTGCTGGACGACCACGACGCCCGCGACCTGACCCGCAACCTGTTCGCCCGCCTGCTCCCCGGCGGGCGCCTGCTGATGGGCAACTTCCTCCCCGGCGTGCCGGACATCGCCTACCTTGAAGGCCTGCTGGACTGGCGCCCGCACTACCGCAGCGATGCCTGCCTGCTCGACCTGCTGCTGGGCATTCCCTACAACGACATCGGCAGCGCGCGGGTCTTCCATGACATGGGCAACTGCGTGGCCTTCCTCGAAGTCACCCGCTACGGCTGATCAGCCCTGCTGCAGGTGTCCGTACAGGCGCGCATAGAGCCCGCCTTCAGCGATGAGTTGCTGGTGGTCGCCGTCTTCGGCGATGCGCCCGCCGTCGAACACCAGCACGCGGTCGGCCTGTTTCACCGCGGACAGGCGGTGGGCGATGATCAGCGTGGTGCGCCCTTCGAGGAAGCGCTCCAGCGCCTGGTGCAGGGCGTACTCGGTGGCGGCGTCCAGGGCGGAAGTGGCTTCGTCGAGGATCACCACCCTCGGTTCGGCGAGCACCATGCGGGCAATTGCCAGGCGTTGCCGCTGGCCACCGGAGAGACGCACGCCGGAGCGCCCGACCACGCTGTCCAGGCCCTGCGGCAGGGCGCGGATGGTGTCCGCCAACTGCGCTACTTCCAGCGCGCGCCAGCAGGCTTCGTCACCGCGCTCGCGGCCCATGGTCAGGTTGGCTCGCACGGTGTCGTTGAACAGCGCGGGATGTTGCAGCACGACCGCGACATGTTCGCGCACGCAATCCAGACCGATCTCCTCCAGCGCCGCACCGCCGTAGCGGATGCTGCCAGACTGCGGCTGGTAGAGGCCCAGCAACAGTTGCACCAGGGTGCTCTTGCCGCCGCCACTGGCACCGACGATGGCGACTTTCTCGCCGGGAGCGATATCCAGGTCGAGGCCGTCCAGCACGAGTTCGTCGCGGTAGGCGAAGCTCAGGTCGCGCACCTGGATGCCGACGCTGGTCTGCCCGGCAAACGGATCGCGGCGGTGCTGGTAATGCGGCTCATCGGAGCGCGCCAGCAGCTCGTTGATGCGGGTCAGCGCGCCGCCGGCGGCGTAGAAGGCGTATTGCAGGCTGAGCAGCTGTTCCACCGGTCCGATCATGAACCAGAGGTAGCTGAACACCGCGAGCATCTGGCCGATGGACAGGTCGGAGAACAGCACGGTGAGCATGGCCGCGGCGCGGAACAGGTCGATGCCGAACTGGAACAGCAGCCCGCTGGCGCGCCCGGCGGCGTCGCTCTTCCACTGCGAGGAGACGGCGTAGTCGCGCACTTCTCGAGCGCGCACGCCGAGACGTCCGAGGAAGAAGCCCTGGCGATTGCCGGCGCGCACTTCCTGGATGGCTTCGAGGGTTTCGGTCAGCGTCTGGGTGAAGCGCGAGGTGCTGTCGTTCTCCAGCTTCTTCAGGTGCTTAACGCGCTTGCCCAACTGCACCGTGGCGAAGATCACCAGCGGGTTGAACAGCAGGATCAGCAGCGCCAGCTTCCAGTGCATCCAGATCAGGATGCCGGCGGTGCCGCAGAGCGTCAGCAGTGCAACCAGGAAGCGGCTCAGGGTGTCGCCGACGAACTTGTCGAGGGTGTCGAGATCGGTCACCAGGTGCGCGCTGACCGAGCCGCCGCCGAGGGTCTCGTACTCGCCCAGGGCGATGCGTTTCAGGCGTTCGATCAGGCGCAGACGGATGCGGTACACCACGTCCTTGGACAACCGCGCGAACAACTTGGCCTGCAGCACGTTGAACACCAGCGCGCAGCTGCGCAGCACCAGGGTCACCAGCAGCATCAGGCCGATGTAGCCGACCGGCTTGTGCCAGCCCGCGGGCAGCCAGTGGTTCATCACCTGCAGGGCGGCGTCGCCCTTGCCCAGCAGCACTTCGTCCACCAGCAGCGGCAACAGCAGCGGGATCGGCACGCTGCAGGCGGTGGCCAGCACGGCGACCAGGTTGGCCAGCAGCAGGGCCTTGCGATGACGGAAAGCGAGCCGGCGAATCTCCGCCCAGCTCAGGCGGTCAGCGGACAGCTCAGGCATGCCGCCCGCGCTCCAGCCAGCGCTCCAGCAGCGGAGCGAGCTCGCCCAACGGCTGGTAGCCGTTGGTCAGCAGGGCCAGCTGGCCGTCGCGCTCGGCCAGCAGCGTGGGGAAGCCGGCGATGCCCAGGTCGCGGGCCCAGGAAAAGTCGGCCAGGGTGGCCAGGTGGTTGTCCTGGCTGTCGAAGGCTTCGGCGAACTCGATGCGCGGCAGGCCGACCTGCTCGGCCAGTTCGGCGAGCACGCCGGCCTGGGTGACATCGCGGCCTTCGGCGTAGAACGCCTTTTGGATTTCGCCGACCAGCGCCCAGGCGCAGTCCTCGTCCAGGCGGCGCGCGGTGACCACCGCGCGGCAGGCGGGCTCGGTGTCGTAGACGAAGCCGTCGGGCAAGGCATCTTCGAAGCGGAACGGCTGGCCGGTGGCTTCATGCACCGCGTGCCAGTGTTCGAGGATGTAGCGCTTGGTGGTCGGCTCCAGCGCGGCGCCCTGCCCCGTGCGCAGCCCGCCCATCACCAGCGCCAGCGGCACGCCCGCGGCGCGCGCCTGCTCCACCAGCTGCCCGGCCACCGGGGCGAAGCCCCAGCACCAGGAGCACATCGGGTCCATCACGTAGAGCAGGCGGCTGGTCATGGATCAGGTCTCCGCGCGGGGATCACGGCCAATGGGGTGCGGCTGGTTGCGCTCGCGCGCCAGTTCGATCTGCTTCTGCCGCTCGCGGGCGCTGGCTCGGGTTTTCTCCGACAGCGTGTCCCAGCAGTGCGGGCAGCTGATGCCGGGAGCGTAGTGCTCGGAGGCACGATCGAGGGCCGAGATCGGGTTGCGGCAGGCATGGCACTGGTCGTAGTCGCCTTCGGTCAGGTCATGGCGCACGGTCACGCGGTTGTCGAACACGAAGCAGTCACCACGCCAGAGGGTCTCGGCCTCGGGTACTTCCTCCAGGTACTTGAGGATGCCGCCCTTGAGATGGAACACCTCTTCGAAACCTTCGCTGAGCATGTAGCTCGACGCCTTCTCGCAACGGATGCCGCCGGTGCAGAACATCGCGACCTTCTTGTGTTTCGCCGGGTCGTAATGCTCGCGGATATAGTCGGGGAATTCGCGGAACGACTTGGTCTTCGGGTCGATGGCGCCCTCGAAGGTGCCGATGGCCACTTCGTAGTCGTTGCGGGTGTCGATCAGCAGCACTTCCGGGTCGGAGATCAGCGCGTTCCAGTCCTGGGGTTCGACGTAGGTGCCGACCTTGGTGTTCGGGTCCACGCCGGGCACGCCGAGGGTGACGATTTCCTTCTTCAGCTTGACCTTGGTGCGGTAGAACGGCTGCT
This region includes:
- a CDS encoding ABC transporter ATP-binding protein, whose protein sequence is MPELSADRLSWAEIRRLAFRHRKALLLANLVAVLATACSVPIPLLLPLLVDEVLLGKGDAALQVMNHWLPAGWHKPVGYIGLMLLVTLVLRSCALVFNVLQAKLFARLSKDVVYRIRLRLIERLKRIALGEYETLGGGSVSAHLVTDLDTLDKFVGDTLSRFLVALLTLCGTAGILIWMHWKLALLILLFNPLVIFATVQLGKRVKHLKKLENDSTSRFTQTLTETLEAIQEVRAGNRQGFFLGRLGVRAREVRDYAVSSQWKSDAAGRASGLLFQFGIDLFRAAAMLTVLFSDLSIGQMLAVFSYLWFMIGPVEQLLSLQYAFYAAGGALTRINELLARSDEPHYQHRRDPFAGQTSVGIQVRDLSFAYRDELVLDGLDLDIAPGEKVAIVGASGGGKSTLVQLLLGLYQPQSGSIRYGGAALEEIGLDCVREHVAVVLQHPALFNDTVRANLTMGRERGDEACWRALEVAQLADTIRALPQGLDSVVGRSGVRLSGGQRQRLAIARMVLAEPRVVILDEATSALDAATEYALHQALERFLEGRTTLIIAHRLSAVKQADRVLVFDGGRIAEDGDHQQLIAEGGLYARLYGHLQQG
- a CDS encoding class I SAM-dependent methyltransferase gives rise to the protein MDNGTQQNPNSLTEAIEQLEQQLRHLRDDETDLLALATGSTPPAEAPRVVPFPRRRERPMGEGAGNAVLMDYLYGIDSTLRSLLPDGPTEELFRYASSAPASRALRSRRQLLAREIDRCCQQLSGQARILCVGCGHLREAELARSLRHGQFRQFTALDAQALSLQTVEASYAALGVQTQQCNLDDLFYGRQDLCHFDLIYSPGLYEVLDDHDARDLTRNLFARLLPGGRLLMGNFLPGVPDIAYLEGLLDWRPHYRSDACLLDLLLGIPYNDIGSARVFHDMGNCVAFLEVTRYG
- a CDS encoding rhodanese-related sulfurtransferase, with protein sequence MTTERIVVAALYKFVSLPDYVALREPLLQALLDNGVKGTLLLAEEGINGTVSGTRAGIDGLLAWLRTDARLADVDHKESYCDEQPFYRTKVKLKKEIVTLGVPGVDPNTKVGTYVEPQDWNALISDPEVLLIDTRNDYEVAIGTFEGAIDPKTKSFREFPDYIREHYDPAKHKKVAMFCTGGIRCEKASSYMLSEGFEEVFHLKGGILKYLEEVPEAETLWRGDCFVFDNRVTVRHDLTEGDYDQCHACRNPISALDRASEHYAPGISCPHCWDTLSEKTRASARERQKQIELARERNQPHPIGRDPRAET
- a CDS encoding DsbA family protein, with the translated sequence MTSRLLYVMDPMCSWCWGFAPVAGQLVEQARAAGVPLALVMGGLRTGQGAALEPTTKRYILEHWHAVHEATGQPFRFEDALPDGFVYDTEPACRAVVTARRLDEDCAWALVGEIQKAFYAEGRDVTQAGVLAELAEQVGLPRIEFAEAFDSQDNHLATLADFSWARDLGIAGFPTLLAERDGQLALLTNGYQPLGELAPLLERWLERGRHA
- a CDS encoding helix-turn-helix transcriptional regulator gives rise to the protein MPRRDMDRRYDRLVGLTYECVLDEANWLPLLTELISASGRQQGALLFWDQTESGALASEINLCDPGAIETYNREFCTIDPSKGFMLHRPVGQWYHDREEYGPQRMARDPYYQEFQRPNGMHNVSCLKLNEQANSGVYLSVLTSLGARYPTPQEQTLLTRLSEHLTRAARMFGRIDEMRQQLAHRDLLLDQHPTPLWLLEGNARVLYANQAAQQRLGLRGGLFHEVFGRLHCRQHDAKLQALVRQAAPRAGKGKAGWLPLGDGSGQELLVTPVPAEASFNQPFQRPLVLLALLDAHRQSRLLGELFGLTPAEQRLGDLLVRGLTPEQCTDQLGTSINTVRSQLRALFRKTHTSRQAELVSLLVRLGQR